A stretch of DNA from Triticum dicoccoides isolate Atlit2015 ecotype Zavitan chromosome 2A, WEW_v2.0, whole genome shotgun sequence:
ttcgctggagattctccagtcgagtgcgctcggccaagttagccaagcgcgcgtcctccaaggcccgggcctcgggggtttctccgacgataggggtgtggagtgcatccatattccagcggcgaagctcctctcgctgcaatgacgtgagaggttcggggagatactcatcgtggggatgcgacgggtcgcctccacccgcgcctccatcggtgcgagggaaaccgggaggactgtgtgttccatcgaccgccagaacctcagccgctgggtcgttgctgtcgcactcggatgcggtctccgtgaagccagtcgacaggtcgaacaggccgtagagggattcgtcgggctcgattgccgcgacttgtggggctgccgaccggcgggccacggcatgcctcacccacctctgaagtctcgaccgaccggagcgcttgcgccggtgggagacagggCGGGAAGATGACacgggagccgactgatactgggtcgacggctgccgcaggaggacgccacgaacacatgcgcgaaagtgcgtcgcaccgcggacggggagggcgtcgatgtcgagtggagcctcctgaagccaagcggagtcgtcggcgatgaacgtgagcacgccgagacggatctcgcggccctccaccaaaactccacacgaaaccatgatcaaagggatcagaaaaatcgcaacttctccaactaggtGCTAAGACTcatgccccacgatgggcgccaactgtcgtggttctaactctgacagtgatgtaggggggtatgtatggagaggctagatctcagctatggagaagttgtaaacacaccaggatgtacgagttcaggcccttcgcggaggaagtaacagccctacgtctcggtgcccagaggcggtcgattggattgtgTGTGTATGGATTATAGGGATGCGAACCCttgctactgaggaggggggtggcttatatagagttttccagacccctccggccctcagtaatgcagggttaaaatacattaagactgggcgttactggtaacgtccctaataaagtgctatgatgatcataaagactacttaatggccgatcatttgcttgcggagtgactttagatctcctgtcagtcgagtggtagcttcctggtcgagtgtcttgaatccgtcgagtgggataccttcaagtcgattgaaaggtgacttcttccagggatgtccttgggtagggctcttaggacaggtccatgcccctatcctaggtacatagcttcatcagtgtcTTCCTTCCTAGTGGCAGACTCGATCCACCCTCCCCGATGCTCCAGTCTTATATATGCTTCCAAGGGTACGATTATGCAGGTAAGGTAGCATGAATTAGTAGATCTAGGCGTTCCTTGCTGGTTTCAAAAGGCATGGTTTCCTCGCTTGGATCCTTTAAACTACTCATATGTGATGGTAGTGGATCTAGCTAATTAGTCTCGCTTAGTCTTTGCATTGTTCTTATTCTTTGTACCGCATGTGACTATCAGACTATGGGACAGTCGGCCATTCTTCACTCTATATTCAGCTATAGCAATGCCATCTGATGTGTACCCATTGTTTCAAACATGGTGCAACATGTGTTTATTGTATCAGAATTTAGGTTCTATGTTTTTTTGGTACGAATTGGCAAATTAATAAAATCAAGAAATCATCATGTACATTCCTACACACTAAATGAGCACATCATGAATACACAATATACTTGTGATGTTTATACGATGGATGTGCCTTTTCCTTTTGATTTTTATTGTTATGTACATGTTTTGATTTTGCTATCTTTGAATCTTTCATTTACCGAACCTACCAAAGTGCTCCACACAATCCGATGGGAAATATCTTTGTCACTTTAACATCAAAGTCATCGTGCATGAGGACACGACCAACCTTCtttgggtgggtgggtgtgtggtggtggtgggggggggggtggtCATCGTGTGGCACATAAATAATTGAAACCAACATACGATGGTTTATACATGAGTTGTGGGAGTTTGGATTGACATCAGATAAATGTACCGAGTTGGTAGGTTGGAGTGTCTTAGACAAGATCACATATATTCCGTTGAAACAACAAGTTGTTGTACAGGAGTAATGTGAAAAATGAGTAAACTCTTGTTCATGAGCATGAACCAACAACATAGGGAAAAGTGATAATATAAAGTTCGCTGATAAATGGAGCCTTGAGGATTACCAACAAACATCGCTAGCAATATACAAAGTCAAACTCATATCAAAAAATTAACTACACTAAAAAATAAAACAATTCGTTGTTTTTTTCCAATTAGAGAACAaagatgctcaactataatttttaTTGCATCGATATTTGTGACACCGAGGCTTTGTTAATTGACTTACTAATGAATACGTACTACTATACTACGTAATACATCTCAGTTTATTATGGTCCTTGTACGATTGTGTTCCACATAAGAGAAACATCCATACGTCATATGCACCTAGATTTAGTGACGTACACAATTGTAGTTGACAAAATCGATGCTCAAATTTTCCTCATGGCCGACTAGATCCATCCTTCCCGCTGTTTCAATCTGTGATGTGTGTTCATGGCTGCTTCCAAATGCACAGTTGCGTCGCGCTAAGCGTtgaaattatatataatggttAGTGGATCTAGGCAAACTAGCTTAACTAGTCTATGCATTGGTCCTATTCTTTATAGTAGATGTGACCATTTGAGCTATTCTTTGGATTCTGTTTTAATGAAAGTAACAACTGATGTGTAGATGCTTATTCCTCGGATACTCTGGAATGAGAGAAATGCATGTTGCTTTCACAATGTTCTTTCCATGCCACTTCCATAGCTGCCATGATCAAGAGTGAGGCCGCTATTTCAGGAATCGCTGGGGGAAAACACTTGAGCTATATACCACACCTCATGGGAGTAGGCTTGTTGTTTGGCCATATGACATGTCTGTTGGCTGTAAATTGTAAACCTCCTCTTAACTAATGTGACGAGGCCAAACTTTTGTCTCCATTAAAAAAAGTAGTTGCGCATTTCCTAATTTTATATGTATAATGTCCATTTTCTGAAACCGGTTAATTATGTTTGTTCCTTGTTGATGGATAAGAGTGCCAAATTATGTTTTTGAATGGCCAAATTAATAAAATTGAGACCACATCATGAAAAACTGTACTTTCTTAGGTAGTCATTTTCAGTTGAATACATCATGAATATATTTGCTTTAACTACGCATTTTGCATGTTATCTCTTTGTATTCTGCATGTTATCTCCTATTGTTTTGTATCTCAACCTTTTGCATTTTGTCCTCAGAGATCATTTGGATCTTAGTGAAATGTAACATCAATTCTACTAGTGATAGCAACATCTCCAAGCTCCTGTTGATGTAACTGTGTATCCTGCAGAAACATGCTTTGATGTGAAGTTTATGTGTTCCTGAAGGATGCTCATGCAACATGTATTACCTATTAATTTCATTTATATTATCTACAATACTAGAAGTGCATGTTCATATAAACACTTCTGACTTTTTTTGTTTACATATGCGGGTAAAACAATATAATTACTCGGTTCTGATAGAATGTAATCATCTTGGCAGTTAATAGTACTACCTCATGAGTATATTCCATATTTTGCCCTCATGTCGTGACTTTGCAATTTTCTTACATCATTTAGCTTGCCATATTTTGCTCGTTAGTTGTGAGTTTATGACAACTTTTTCCTTACTCTATTAATTTCTGTAAACTGAGAAGCAGGGCCCACTTTTAGGTTGACGTGGTAGTACACGTATTCATTGGTGGCATATCATGTCAAAGTCTATGAATTGTGTCAAATCTTGGTGAACATTGTTCAGCCAGCTGCACTGCGGTGCTCCTATACTACGTGCTCCCTTAAGTACAGGTTATCCACCCTGAGATGATCTACCACGTCATTTGACTTGTTGGTTTGATTTGCCAGTTTGAGAAAAATAACAATATGTATTGATAAAAGCCATGGCCACAAAGTTCCAAGTAATTATGAGATAAAATGTGGAAGGATTTTAAATGGTATAATGGGGGTTACAAATTTACAGATATGGGGTAGAAAATGATGTATGCCCATTAATTATACACGGGAACTACTTGATATTGTTACAATATATGTGGATTGCACTAGCTCTTTCCATaagttcggacttttggttgcgttggctagtgcatgaagcttaacatggtatcgaagctaaggtcttgagttcaagtcctggcTTTCGCAATTTATTAAAAATTGCTGGTAGCCCCCATTTGTGTCCACGTAGAGGCCTCTTGAGTCATACATGAGTTTCGCGCGCCGTCGCTCTCTTCTGGTTGCACGTGTTGACTTGTCTTCCCCGTCACACGTGAGAGGGGGTGTTACGGTATATGTGGATTGCACTAGCTCTTTTCATAAGTtcagacttttggttgcgttggctagtgcatgacgCTTAACAGATATTACTCTCACTGTATGTATATATATTCAATTAGTATTGTTCTTGTTTGGTAGACAAGCTGCATGGGGCACATGTGGGACGCCTCATCACCCTTAAAACACAGGAGTGTGATATGTTTTCAAGGTATCTAAGCTATCTTTACTATTAAAATTATGATACATACATCATTTGATGTCTTAACAGTTACCCATCACATTCAGACTTATTAAGTGTTCAtatatttcattttatttttttgattATAGACTGGAACATTCATGAAATGAAAACTGATGGTATATATATTATATAGTAGTAACATATAATGCATAGTCCCATGGAGATGCACTAGCTAGTACATTTAATCCAAACAATGTGCCTTTATTCGGGCCCCTTAATACATGAAACAAGGACATAATAAAAGGGAATAAGTAGCGATGATGCCGATGTGAAACACTAGAGGCTGCAAACCATCTTCGTACTTAGCTAGTTATAAAAAAAACTACGGGTGTGCGTCACCATTCCCAGATCCACCGCCTTGACCACCTCCGCTCCCGCCATTTTGAGCGCTGCCTTTGCCGCCACCATTTCCATCAGATTTAGCATTTAGATAACTAGGTCCTCTTGAAACTCCGGCCGCCTTACCAGAGCCAGAGGCAATGCCGCTGCCGACACCATGACCGCTTGATCCATCGCGATCTCCAGCTTGTcccccaccgccaccaccgccattCGCGGCACTGCTTGAATATCCACCGAAATCATAATGAGATCCTTTGTTATACGTACCGGAGCTCATGCCCGAGCCAGATCCTTCGCCGTATCCCGAACCACCATATTGGCTGCTGCCGCCTCCGTCTCCACCGCCAACAATGCTTGCACGGACTCCACCACCTCCACTCTCGGCAGACCCAACACCGTTCCCTGACCCCGAGCCGCCGCCAGTCACATACCCAccgccccctccctcccctcccatgCTGGTGTCTGCTGCACTAGAGTATCTGGCCACTCTTGCAGCACTGGCTAATCCAATGCTCAAAATAACAAAGACCCCAAGAGCTGCGAGTTTGGTGCCCACCATTGTGAGACGTCTGTGTAAATGTGATGAGTTTTAAGAGAAGGATTGCAAGGGTACTTATAGTGGTTAAGGCCGTGTAATGGCTCTAATATCTTAGTAATATCACGTACGTCCGTGGTGTGGAGGTAGCAAGGAGAAGGCTTTAAAAAAGTACAGTGGCCGATGGAGCTTAGGTGGCGTTTAGTTGACTATACCACATGCAAGTAACGATGCGATCTGCAACTTCTAAGTCCTTCTTCCTTCCTCTTTAGATGCCATCTTACCAAGAAGACTTCAGGGATCAGCTCGATCATCTCATGTGCTTCACCTTTGTTCAATGCAACATATGTAAGCTTAGGACGACATCTGGATCGCGCTTCACTTGTGTAAGCAAAGAGCAGTTAACTTAATTACTCACTCCGTTCCAAAATTATTGTCGTGGTTTCATTTCAAATTTGACCTAAAACTATGACAAtagtttttggacggagggagtacttgctacCACGTATTCATGATTTCTCTGACACCTGAGATTTATGCTTACAAATTTCTACTGTTTCAGTATGTCCATTATGCTCCACGAACAAGTATAGTACGAGGTCAACTCACTGGCTAGTTTTTCTACAAACATGTTAAATATGATCAACTATAGTAGGCACACATTAAGTTTTTTGTCTACCAAATACTCGAGCAATATCGAGTTCCATTTTTGGGTTCAAAATGGCATCTCCCACAACTAAGTTGGCCAAATGGCCTCGGCCAAAATAATATGCACCTCCACCCCCTAGGGGTTAGGTGCCGCTGTAATTGGCACCTTGGCAGGGGTGTGTAGGTAAAAAAAAATCCATTTTTAAAATGAAAAAACATAATTGAATTCATTGGGTTCATTATGTGGTAAAAGTAAGTTTAATTTAGTAaaatcaagacacttattttggatcggaaaGAGTACTAAAGTACCAATTATAAAAGGGATATGGCCAAGTTCATTGGGTTCATCCGAACCCAATCAGTATACAGCTCGCTTTGTCCCTTCGccttgggggtgggggtggcacgGAGGTCAGCCGCCACTGCTGAAATTTGGGATGTGCTTGCCTAGCAATTTCTAATAAAatttctaagggcccatgtgggtataTGACACTAGGCGTAGTGAAAAGTTTAGTCCCATCCAACTAATGGAGAagaagttggacctctttataaggtttTTTTTTCTACATACTATTGAAGCTTGAGAATAGAAGAGGTCGTGGCGCACTCCTCCTTCgccggatcgtgggctgtcacggactcggacgtgggtcgagcccacgtctctccatgcGGCTGcgcccaaggttgtcagaatcgcgatttgaatcggatcggagctcccaTGGTAAGATCGCAAATGGTAGAattttcactatcaggatcgtagaaacgtagattctatgaactaaagtcgtagaatcataggggttagtttggatcgtaaagtcgtagaatcgtataacagaatcgcgattctgacaaccttggttgcgcctatataagtgtgcggtgtctcccaatcctagccgccacgaacagatcacatctgctcacgcgcactgcccaccgtcgttcctttgctggttcctgtacgggagaggggcgaataggtttttgggaagcgactacgcgactgctcgctgttCGTCTGCTTCCTCTACGTTCGCGTCGccctcatcatcaccatgtccaccgccgccgaacgtgccgccgccgagaagctCGAGGCCAACAAAAAGGCAGCCGAGGACACCGCTGCTGCCGCCATCGCCGCGGCggcttctgcatggcctactggagggtataaagcGTATGTCCCTCTCCTGATTATTTccgtattagcagtactagcattaTTTGTAGACCTGTCTACTGTTTACGTAGCACGTGCTCGTTAGATCAGTATCAGTATGTtgctaattctgtcaatgccatgctagtcatctatttatggattaaattagtcgaaAAATTGCCTATTTATTCAGCAGCCACCACCTGGCTAGTTAACATGTCCAACAGCCGACACAGAGTTTAGGATATTAGAAGAGCTACTATGCATGTCATGCAATTCCATTTCTTAGTTGTTTTGTTTCATTTTTTACCTCAAGTCATTGTTTtggcttatttatttattttgtttcttttattttgcTGGTTTTCTCTTTCGTTGGTATTTCTAACATCAACTCACTTGGTGCTTGATATTCCTAACAAGATTTATTAATTATTTTGATTAGTGTTATTATTAGGATTCTTATTTTTGTTCTCAGCCCTCATATTTTTTTCTTTTAGTTGATATTTTCTTGAATTTTATTTCTCTTATCTTTGATATTCCTAACACGAACTCACGTCATGGTGTTGTTATTTAGTTATCTACCGGGAGGGTGTTGTTATATGAACTATTTTGATAAGTGGTGTTATTAATTAACACCGCCTACTAACGATTGTTGTGACAACGTTACTAACCATATGTCCTAATCTCTTATTGTGTGGAAAACAATAATAAGATACCATAAAAAAGTTTAATAAGATGGCACTATTAGGAAATGCCTTATAGGTAGATGCTTAGTAGTAGTGTCGGATAAGTGCCCCACGCTACAATTAAGTAGCAGTAGGGTGGGTCAAACCCCACGCTATAGGTACATATTAGTTGTAGCATGGGTGGACACATCCCACACTACTGATAAGTGGGCCCCACGAGACCCCCTGGGTCGAGCCATAGTAGCAGCGCCGGGTATATGCCCAACGCTACAACTAACATGGTAGCTGTAGCACGGGGCACATACCCGGAACTGCCACAACTGTTACAACGGGCCAGTTAGTGGGCCCCATTTAGCAACAGCGCTGGGATATGACCCACACTATAGGTAAcaggtgtagcagtagcgcgggccttCTACTCCATGCTATTGTTAAGGCCCACCAGCCAAAGCAGCCACtccccctccctcctccttccttctcccataGATTGTTTTGCTCTTCACTTGCTCTCTTGGCTTTTACttctccccctcccccctctcttcTCTCCCTTCATTATTGGCTCACATTCCTCACTTgcttttcttctccccctccctTCCCATCTCTTGCCCCTTCCACTCCATCACTCActagctccctctccctctccactaGTTAGATTGATCTCCTCCCCAAGTAGATCTACTCATTAAATGAAGTAAGCTAGCTACCTCACTCTCATTAATGAAGGAGCGTTAAATATCCTTGTCCACTTTGATCCCAAAAGGACACTGGCCTCATCACCTCCCTATCTAGATACGTGAGTAAGAATTAATTTTTTGCATGAATggaaatatgtgtgtgtgtgttgcgatTTGACCCAATTGTGCGATATGACCGaactgtgtgtggcatgagttgcctATGTGGATTTGCCGAAATGTGTGTGTGACATGAGTTGCCTACGTTTTGCCGAAATTTCTGGCaaactcgatatgtcctatttttagggaaggtcatgtcgAGTTTTTGTattactttgatgcatgcatgcacgcatgcgTGCGTGGTTATGATTCTTTTGCGTATACCGCGCAGGCGATCATGAAGGTCagtggaaggatggtggaaagatacttCAGATCTGCGGtgcatgacatgtatgaaaataaccaaaggcaattttatgtccgtgtcgaagatgcaaaggaggaGTCTGGCTTGACCCCTTTAAGGATGGCCATGTGAAGGAACACCtgctcatggatggctatactcggtggataagtaaagatgatgatgaggacgccGACGGGCAGCCAATAATGACATGGGGtcagacgaagagatgaccgataatggACCCGAAGAAGAGGGCACCGGACATGGTGGCGGAGAAGAGGCTGAACA
This window harbors:
- the LOC119358837 gene encoding glycine-rich cell wall structural protein 2-like, with amino-acid sequence MVGTKLAALGVFVILSIGLASAARVARYSSAADTSMGGEGGGGGYVTGGGSGSGNGVGSAESGGGGVRASIVGGGDGGGSSQYGGSGYGEGSGSGMSSGTYNKGSHYDFGGYSSSAANGGGGGGGQAGDRDGSSGHGVGSGIASGSGKAAGVSRGPSYLNAKSDGNGGGKGSAQNGGSGGGQGGGSGNGDAHP